Proteins encoded within one genomic window of Pararhizobium capsulatum DSM 1112:
- a CDS encoding heme biosynthesis protein HemY, with the protein MIRILSFAVVVLALAAGFAWLADRPGELSLIWQGQRIEMSLMVAATLLASLIAIILIAIWIVRVVWLSPHSISRYFRARKRDRGYQALSTGLIAAGAGDAALARKMTARTRGLISADQEPLIHLLEAQTALIEGKNDDARKKFELMADDPETRELGLRGLYLEAKRLGANEAARQYAERAADKAPHLPWATLATLDYRSQSGHWDEAIKLLDQSRASHVIERHEADRKKAVLLTARAKDKLESDPKGARDDALAALKLSENLIPAGLIAAKALFREDNLRKGASILEKLWKHEPQAEIAKLYVRARSGDSAVDRLKRASKLEAIRPNNAVSLAAVAESALEARELSLARSKAEAAARIQPTEGIFLLLADIEEADTGDDGRIRHWMNQALKSPRDPAWTAEGMTSPEWLPVSPVSGRLDAFEWKMPVAQIAGPVEEHAEETANAAIRSLPPVSAKQQPESVRRTPETIVKVETVKEEPITRTIAVPAPSESVLVPETVVVGTTTVTTSEPKSEKPKAMPRRPEDEDAAPAEPFFGRPPDDPGVREVPSAEKTNFRLF; encoded by the coding sequence ATGATCCGCATTCTTTCCTTCGCCGTCGTCGTTCTGGCTCTCGCAGCCGGCTTCGCCTGGCTTGCCGACCGGCCGGGCGAACTGTCACTGATCTGGCAGGGCCAACGCATCGAGATGAGCCTGATGGTTGCGGCCACCCTGCTCGCTTCACTGATCGCGATCATCCTGATTGCCATCTGGATCGTTCGTGTCGTCTGGCTCTCGCCCCATTCGATCTCCCGCTATTTCCGCGCCCGCAAGCGTGACCGCGGCTATCAAGCGCTGTCGACCGGCCTGATCGCTGCCGGCGCGGGTGATGCCGCGCTTGCGCGCAAGATGACGGCTCGTACCCGCGGCCTGATCAGCGCCGACCAGGAGCCGCTGATCCACCTCTTGGAAGCCCAGACGGCGCTGATCGAGGGCAAGAACGACGATGCCCGCAAGAAATTCGAGCTGATGGCCGATGATCCCGAAACCCGGGAACTGGGCCTGCGCGGCCTCTATCTCGAAGCCAAGCGGCTTGGTGCAAACGAGGCCGCCCGGCAATATGCCGAACGCGCCGCCGACAAGGCACCGCATCTGCCCTGGGCGACGCTGGCGACGCTCGATTATCGCAGCCAGTCCGGGCACTGGGACGAGGCGATCAAGCTCCTCGACCAGAGCCGGGCATCGCACGTCATTGAACGCCACGAGGCCGATCGGAAGAAAGCCGTGTTGCTCACCGCGCGCGCGAAAGACAAGCTCGAATCGGATCCCAAGGGTGCACGCGACGATGCGCTGGCGGCCTTGAAACTCTCTGAAAACCTCATACCTGCCGGACTGATTGCCGCCAAGGCGCTTTTCCGCGAGGACAATCTGCGCAAGGGTGCTTCGATCCTCGAAAAGCTCTGGAAGCACGAGCCGCAGGCTGAGATTGCAAAGCTCTACGTGCGTGCCCGCAGCGGCGATTCCGCCGTCGATCGCCTGAAGCGCGCAAGCAAGCTGGAGGCGATCCGGCCCAACAACGCCGTTTCGCTGGCGGCTGTTGCCGAAAGCGCGCTGGAAGCCCGCGAACTGTCGCTCGCACGCAGCAAGGCCGAGGCCGCGGCCCGTATCCAGCCGACGGAAGGCATCTTCCTGCTGCTCGCAGATATCGAGGAAGCCGATACCGGCGATGACGGCCGCATCCGCCACTGGATGAACCAGGCGCTGAAGAGCCCGCGCGATCCGGCATGGACCGCGGAAGGAATGACCTCTCCCGAATGGCTGCCGGTGTCACCGGTCAGCGGCCGGCTCGATGCCTTCGAATGGAAGATGCCCGTCGCCCAGATCGCAGGCCCGGTCGAGGAACATGCAGAAGAAACGGCAAACGCCGCCATTCGCAGCCTGCCGCCGGTTTCCGCCAAGCAGCAACCGGAATCTGTAAGGCGCACGCCGGAAACGATTGTAAAGGTGGAAACGGTCAAGGAAGAGCCGATCACCCGCACCATCGCCGTGCCGGCACCGAGCGAATCCGTGCTCGTGCCGGAAACGGTGGTCGTCGGGACCACGACCGTCACGACATCGGAGCCGAAATCCGAGAAACCCAAGGCGATGCCGCGCCGGCCGGAAGACGAGGACGCCGCACCTGCCGAACCCTTCTTCGGGCGACCGCCGGATGATCCGGGCGTCCGCGAGGTGCCATCGGCTGAAAAAACCAATTTTCGACTGTTCTAG
- a CDS encoding NAD(P)H-dependent glycerol-3-phosphate dehydrogenase, producing the protein MTAETPKGIVVVGSGAFGTALAAVASASDKVPVTLLTRRESVVDDIKTSGRNDDALPDIDLPQSLQVSIDPSVLEGADIVLFAMPSQAQREAARSLFGFIRPGTDVVICAKGIERSSGRLLTDVVAEELHLHNVAVLSGPGFAADIARGLPTAMAVAAETMDRAAYLAEALSSPTFRLYPSADRIGVQLGGALKNVLAIACGIVEGAGLGDSARAALISRGLAEMSRLIAARGGDAETVRGLSGLGDLVLTATSHQSRNLRYGIAIGREGRARTETGELVEGAFAASVAASVAAELGIEMPITHAVAAIIDGRLDVKSALEQLMTRPIRQE; encoded by the coding sequence ATGACAGCAGAAACACCAAAGGGCATCGTTGTCGTCGGCTCCGGCGCTTTCGGCACGGCACTGGCCGCCGTCGCCTCGGCATCCGACAAGGTGCCGGTGACGCTCCTCACGCGACGTGAAAGCGTGGTAGACGATATCAAGACGTCCGGGCGCAATGACGATGCATTGCCGGATATCGACCTGCCACAATCGCTTCAGGTTTCCATCGATCCTTCCGTGCTGGAAGGAGCCGATATCGTGCTCTTCGCCATGCCATCGCAGGCGCAGCGCGAGGCGGCCCGCTCGCTCTTCGGGTTTATCCGTCCCGGCACCGATGTCGTGATCTGCGCGAAGGGTATTGAGCGATCGAGCGGCCGGCTCCTGACTGATGTCGTGGCTGAAGAGCTGCATCTGCACAATGTGGCCGTGCTGTCCGGGCCGGGTTTCGCCGCCGATATTGCCAGGGGGCTGCCGACCGCGATGGCCGTCGCCGCCGAGACGATGGATCGCGCCGCATATCTTGCGGAAGCGCTCTCCAGCCCCACCTTCCGGCTTTATCCGTCGGCTGATCGCATTGGCGTCCAGCTGGGCGGTGCGCTGAAAAACGTGCTGGCGATTGCCTGCGGCATCGTCGAGGGCGCCGGACTTGGCGATTCGGCCCGCGCAGCGCTGATCTCCCGTGGCCTTGCTGAAATGTCGCGCCTCATTGCTGCGCGTGGCGGCGATGCCGAAACGGTGCGCGGTCTATCGGGCCTCGGTGATCTTGTGTTGACGGCAACGAGCCATCAATCGCGCAATCTGCGCTACGGCATTGCCATCGGCCGCGAAGGCCGTGCACGAACGGAGACCGGGGAGCTGGTGGAAGGCGCCTTTGCAGCTTCCGTCGCCGCTTCCGTTGCCGCAGAACTTGGCATCGAGATGCCGATCACCCATGCCGTTGCCGCGATCATCGACGGTCGGCTGGACGTGAAATCAGCACTCGAACAGCTTATGACCCGCCCCATCCGCCAGGAATAA
- a CDS encoding EVE domain-containing protein, which yields MGYWLYKSEPFKWSWAMQKDVGATGTEWTGVRNYLARNNMRAMTIGDKGFFYHSNEGLEIVGITEVCALSHPDSTADGDARWDCVDIRAVCDLPRPVSLKEIKVTPTLEKMQLVTSMRLSVQAVTEEEYLEVCRMGGLENPPR from the coding sequence ATGGGATATTGGCTTTACAAGTCCGAACCGTTCAAATGGTCCTGGGCGATGCAGAAGGATGTCGGCGCGACTGGTACTGAATGGACCGGCGTGCGCAACTATCTTGCTCGCAACAACATGCGGGCCATGACGATCGGCGACAAGGGCTTCTTCTATCATTCGAACGAAGGGCTAGAGATCGTCGGCATCACCGAGGTTTGCGCTCTCTCCCATCCTGATTCGACAGCCGACGGAGATGCCCGCTGGGACTGCGTCGATATCCGCGCCGTCTGTGATCTGCCGCGTCCGGTGTCGCTGAAGGAGATCAAGGTGACCCCGACGCTCGAAAAGATGCAGCTCGTCACGTCGATGCGTCTTTCGGTACAGGCGGTGACGGAAGAGGAATATCTCGAAGTCTGCCGCATGGGCGGTCTTGAAAATCCGCCGCGCTGA
- a CDS encoding TerB family tellurite resistance protein produces MFERFRSFIENLAGNGTDKIAPDDPRIAVMALCIQVMEADGEILESERRKVRTMIKDHYDLDDAALDALIAAGENAESEAIDFFRFTSEIKRHFSEEQCIDLVGMLWEIVYSDGKRSEMEDHVIWRIADLLGVSGRDRVLKRQEAAAKLDVAEETTAQQDE; encoded by the coding sequence ATGTTCGAACGTTTCCGTAGCTTTATTGAAAACCTCGCCGGAAACGGAACAGACAAAATAGCCCCCGACGACCCGCGCATTGCCGTGATGGCGCTCTGCATTCAGGTGATGGAAGCCGATGGTGAAATCCTTGAAAGCGAGCGCCGCAAAGTGCGCACTATGATCAAGGATCACTATGATCTTGACGATGCGGCACTCGACGCCCTGATCGCGGCCGGCGAAAATGCCGAAAGCGAGGCGATCGACTTCTTTCGCTTCACCTCCGAGATCAAAAGGCATTTTTCCGAGGAACAATGCATCGACCTCGTCGGCATGTTGTGGGAGATTGTCTATTCGGACGGCAAGCGCAGCGAGATGGAAGATCACGTCATCTGGCGAATTGCCGATCTTCTCGGGGTTTCCGGGCGGGATCGTGTGCTGAAGCGGCAGGAGGCGGCCGCCAAACTGGATGTTGCGGAGGAGACCACGGCGCAACAGGACGAGTGA
- a CDS encoding YggT family protein — protein sequence MLAVIGTLNFIINIAWFLIIASAIFSWLYAFNVINVNNQAINMIGRSLYQLTEPLYRPIRRVLPDMGGVDLSPLVVLVILYFIQLFLNTTIAPALLGY from the coding sequence ATGCTTGCTGTCATTGGCACCCTGAACTTCATCATCAACATCGCGTGGTTTCTGATCATCGCCTCGGCCATCTTCTCGTGGCTTTACGCGTTCAACGTGATCAACGTGAACAACCAGGCGATCAACATGATCGGGCGCTCCCTCTACCAGCTCACCGAACCGCTTTACCGGCCGATCCGCCGCGTGTTGCCGGACATGGGCGGCGTCGATCTCTCGCCGCTGGTCGTGCTGGTCATCCTGTATTTCATCCAGCTGTTCCTGAACACAACGATCGCGCCGGCTCTGCTCGGGTACTGA
- the tsaD gene encoding tRNA (adenosine(37)-N6)-threonylcarbamoyltransferase complex transferase subunit TsaD, whose translation MSAPLTILGIETSCDETAASVVLRDADGHGEILGDVVLSQLEEHSVYGGVVPEIAARAHVEALDTLIEEALARAGKTLKDIDAIAATSGPGLIGGLLVGLMTGKAIARSAGKPLYAVNHLEGHALTARLTDGLAFPYLMLLVSGGHTQLILVRGVGEYERWGTTIDDALGEAFDKTAKLLGLPYPGGPAVERAARSGNPDRFVFPRPLVGEARLDFSFSGLKTAVRQAAQSIEPVTEQDIADICASFQKAISRTLKDRIGRGLQRFKTEFSDLSCEPALVVAGGVAANQALRTTLQSLCDANGFRFIAPPLQLCTDNAAMIAWAGAERMAAGLPSDDLAVAPRSRWPLDATAQTLLGSGKRGAKA comes from the coding sequence ATGTCCGCGCCCCTGACCATCCTCGGCATCGAAACGAGCTGCGATGAAACCGCAGCTTCCGTCGTGCTGCGCGATGCGGACGGCCATGGCGAGATCCTCGGCGATGTGGTGCTGAGCCAGCTGGAAGAGCACAGCGTCTATGGCGGCGTCGTGCCCGAGATCGCAGCCCGCGCCCATGTCGAGGCGCTGGACACGCTGATCGAGGAGGCGCTTGCCCGCGCAGGCAAGACGTTGAAGGATATCGATGCGATCGCCGCAACCAGCGGCCCTGGCCTGATAGGCGGCTTGCTTGTCGGCCTGATGACCGGCAAGGCCATCGCCCGCTCCGCCGGCAAACCGCTCTATGCCGTCAACCATCTCGAGGGTCATGCGCTGACAGCGCGCCTCACCGATGGTCTCGCCTTTCCCTATCTGATGCTGCTTGTCTCGGGCGGCCATACACAACTCATCCTCGTGCGCGGCGTCGGCGAATACGAGCGCTGGGGCACGACGATCGACGATGCGCTGGGTGAAGCCTTCGACAAGACGGCGAAGCTGCTCGGCCTGCCCTATCCCGGCGGTCCGGCGGTGGAGCGGGCTGCCCGCAGCGGAAACCCGGATCGCTTCGTCTTTCCAAGACCGCTGGTGGGAGAAGCCCGACTTGACTTCTCCTTTTCGGGCTTGAAGACGGCCGTGCGTCAGGCTGCGCAATCGATCGAACCGGTAACAGAGCAGGACATTGCCGATATCTGCGCCTCCTTCCAGAAGGCGATTTCGCGCACGCTGAAAGATCGCATCGGCCGCGGCCTCCAGCGCTTCAAGACGGAATTTTCAGACCTTTCTTGCGAGCCTGCGCTGGTCGTTGCCGGCGGTGTTGCAGCCAATCAGGCGCTAAGGACAACCTTGCAGTCGCTCTGCGATGCCAATGGTTTCCGCTTCATCGCGCCGCCGCTTCAGCTCTGCACCGACAACGCCGCCATGATCGCCTGGGCTGGCGCCGAGCGCATGGCAGCCGGCCTGCCTTCGGACGATCTGGCGGTTGCACCGCGCTCGCGCTGGCCGCTTGATGCGACGGCGCAAACCCTGCTCGGCTCGGGAAAACGGGGAGCAAAAGCCTAG
- a CDS encoding YciI-like protein — protein MLFAVLCKDKPDSLQLRMDTRSEHVAFLNDLNARGVLAFAGPFLDDAGKPNGSLVVFKLDTIEEAKTTAAADPYAKAGLFAEVDIKPWNWVFNNPQA, from the coding sequence ATGCTTTTTGCCGTTCTCTGCAAGGACAAGCCCGATTCGCTGCAGCTGCGCATGGACACACGGTCCGAGCACGTCGCCTTCCTCAATGATCTCAACGCCCGGGGCGTGCTCGCCTTCGCCGGCCCTTTCCTTGACGACGCCGGCAAGCCGAATGGCAGTCTCGTGGTCTTCAAGCTCGATACGATCGAGGAAGCCAAGACGACGGCCGCCGCTGACCCATATGCCAAGGCCGGCCTCTTCGCCGAAGTCGATATCAAGCCCTGGAACTGGGTCTTCAACAATCCGCAGGCATGA
- the hemC gene encoding hydroxymethylbilane synthase translates to MQTKPFRIGTRGSTLALAQAHETRDRLMAAHGLPGDMFEIVVLSTAGDRITDRSLSELGGKGLFTQEIEDQLASGDLDFAVHSSKDMPTKLPDGLFLSAYLPREDVRDAFIGRTAGKLMNLPDGATIGSSSLRRQALIRRLRPDINVITYRGLVETRLRKLAEGQVDATLLAFAGLKRLGKQDVPTELLDEAEFPPAPAQGAICVESRIGDDRINSLLETINDIRTHEAVTCERSFLSTLDGSCRTPIAGHAVSDGTTLRFFGMILTPDGSRYHRISAEGKASDAAAIGEKAGAEIRAAAGADFFASWT, encoded by the coding sequence ATGCAAACAAAACCTTTCCGGATCGGCACGCGCGGCAGCACGCTGGCGTTGGCGCAGGCCCACGAAACCCGCGACCGGCTGATGGCGGCTCATGGCCTGCCCGGTGACATGTTCGAGATCGTCGTGCTGTCCACGGCCGGCGACCGCATCACCGATCGCTCGCTTTCGGAACTTGGTGGCAAGGGCCTGTTTACGCAGGAAATCGAGGACCAGCTTGCCTCCGGCGATCTCGATTTTGCAGTTCACTCCTCGAAGGACATGCCGACAAAGCTGCCGGACGGCCTGTTTCTGTCAGCCTATCTGCCGCGCGAAGACGTGCGCGATGCGTTTATCGGCCGCACGGCCGGCAAGCTCATGAACCTGCCCGATGGTGCGACAATCGGCTCGTCATCGCTGCGCCGGCAGGCGCTGATCCGTAGGCTTCGACCCGATATCAACGTCATCACATATCGCGGTCTTGTTGAGACGCGGCTGCGCAAGCTTGCCGAAGGTCAGGTGGACGCAACACTGCTCGCCTTTGCCGGCCTGAAGCGGCTCGGCAAGCAGGATGTTCCGACCGAACTGCTGGATGAAGCCGAATTTCCGCCGGCACCGGCGCAGGGCGCGATCTGTGTCGAAAGCCGGATCGGCGACGACAGGATCAACAGCCTGCTCGAAACCATCAACGATATCAGGACCCACGAAGCCGTCACCTGCGAGCGCAGTTTCTTGTCAACGCTCGACGGTTCCTGTCGCACGCCGATTGCCGGCCATGCGGTCTCGGACGGTACGACACTGCGCTTCTTCGGCATGATCCTGACACCGGACGGCAGCCGCTATCACCGGATTTCGGCAGAAGGCAAAGCAAGCGATGCCGCTGCTATCGGCGAAAAGGCGGGCGCGGAAATCCGGGCTGCTGCCGGAGCGGATTTCTTCGCAAGCTGGACTTGA
- a CDS encoding MFS transporter, with protein MSAPHQGHRFAAFRHAGYRRYFFARFLAYFAIQIISVSVGWQIYDQTRDPFDLGLIGLFQFLPSLVLILVTGSVADRYNRRMIMALCMMVSTLCAAGLLILTLTGTFSPWPVYGILVVFGIERAFLAPASQSLAPNLVPAEDLPNAIAWNSTSWQTAMIVGPVAGGLIYALGAAVPYVVALCFFAASAVMVFAVPKPAQRTSAAAQSWNTITAGFSYIKAEKIVLGAISLDLFAVLLGGAVALMPVFARDVLNLGPWGLGLLRAAPGIGAVGMAIWLAAHPIRHRAGVLMFIGVALFGLGTIIFGLSATPWISIAALVVMGAADMISVYVREILITLWTPDELRGRVNAVNMVFVGASNELGEFRAGMMASGFGAVHAVVFGGAGTLLVALLWSIGFPQLRRIDTLNAPQHAE; from the coding sequence ATGTCAGCGCCCCATCAAGGCCATCGCTTCGCAGCCTTTCGACATGCGGGTTATAGACGGTATTTTTTCGCCCGGTTCCTCGCCTATTTCGCCATCCAGATCATCAGCGTCTCCGTCGGCTGGCAGATCTATGACCAGACGCGCGATCCCTTCGATCTGGGCCTGATCGGGCTTTTCCAGTTCCTGCCGTCGCTGGTGCTGATCCTCGTTACCGGCTCGGTCGCAGACCGTTACAATCGCCGCATGATCATGGCTCTCTGCATGATGGTCAGCACGCTTTGTGCCGCAGGGCTGCTTATCCTGACGCTCACCGGGACTTTCTCGCCCTGGCCGGTCTACGGCATTCTCGTCGTCTTCGGCATCGAAAGGGCGTTTCTGGCGCCGGCATCCCAGTCGCTTGCGCCCAATCTCGTGCCGGCCGAAGATCTGCCCAACGCCATCGCCTGGAATTCGACGTCTTGGCAGACGGCGATGATCGTCGGCCCGGTTGCCGGCGGCCTGATCTATGCGCTGGGTGCTGCTGTTCCTTACGTCGTCGCGCTCTGCTTCTTTGCCGCTAGTGCTGTCATGGTCTTTGCCGTGCCGAAGCCGGCGCAACGCACGAGCGCCGCGGCCCAGAGCTGGAACACGATCACCGCCGGCTTCAGCTACATCAAGGCGGAAAAGATCGTGCTCGGCGCGATCTCGCTCGATCTCTTTGCCGTGCTGCTCGGCGGCGCGGTGGCGCTCATGCCGGTTTTCGCGCGTGATGTTCTCAATCTCGGTCCGTGGGGGCTCGGTCTGCTTCGGGCAGCACCCGGCATCGGCGCCGTCGGCATGGCCATTTGGCTCGCCGCCCATCCGATCCGCCACCGCGCCGGTGTGCTGATGTTCATCGGTGTCGCGCTGTTCGGCCTCGGCACCATCATCTTCGGGCTTTCGGCGACGCCGTGGATTTCTATCGCGGCGCTCGTCGTCATGGGCGCGGCCGACATGATCTCCGTCTATGTCCGCGAGATCCTGATCACGCTGTGGACACCGGACGAGCTGCGTGGTCGCGTCAATGCGGTCAACATGGTCTTCGTCGGGGCATCGAACGAGCTTGGCGAGTTCCGCGCCGGCATGATGGCGTCTGGTTTCGGCGCGGTGCATGCGGTGGTCTTCGGTGGCGCAGGTACGCTGCTGGTCGCGCTTCTATGGTCGATCGGTTTCCCGCAACTGCGCCGCATCGATACACTCAACGCACCGCAACACGCAGAGTAG
- a CDS encoding uroporphyrinogen-III synthase codes for MRVLVTRPETSAASTAEKLAALGHQALLLPLAKPVHNSAIAEMALAQEPGAVAVTSGEALRALTAESIESNRDIPLFCVGNATARVAKDLGFRRVISGSGTGRELAKIVVDANPGNLLYLAGRPRSQDFEQLLAQAQVPFRTVEIYEMIAINHDATVINERLRRERPEVILLYSRETARRFFDLADIDTLIALKDLRFLCMSAYVAGAVPDGVGEIEIAEEPSERALMALV; via the coding sequence ATGCGCGTCCTTGTCACGCGCCCCGAAACTTCCGCCGCTTCGACGGCGGAGAAGCTCGCAGCGCTTGGCCATCAGGCGCTGCTGCTGCCTTTGGCAAAGCCTGTGCATAACTCCGCCATTGCAGAAATGGCCCTTGCCCAAGAGCCTGGCGCCGTCGCGGTGACAAGTGGCGAAGCGCTGCGTGCTCTGACAGCCGAAAGCATTGAAAGCAATCGGGATATCCCGCTTTTTTGCGTAGGGAATGCAACGGCTCGGGTTGCTAAAGACCTCGGTTTCAGGCGTGTCATTTCCGGTTCGGGAACAGGGCGAGAACTCGCAAAAATCGTCGTCGATGCCAACCCTGGAAACCTGCTCTATCTTGCTGGCAGACCGCGCTCGCAGGATTTCGAGCAGCTTCTGGCGCAAGCCCAAGTCCCGTTTCGCACGGTCGAGATCTATGAGATGATCGCAATCAACCATGACGCCACAGTGATCAACGAACGGCTGCGCCGCGAAAGGCCGGAAGTGATCCTCCTCTATTCCCGCGAGACCGCACGACGATTTTTCGATCTCGCCGATATCGATACCCTCATCGCCTTGAAAGACCTGCGCTTCCTCTGCATGAGCGCCTATGTCGCAGGCGCCGTTCCCGATGGCGTCGGCGAAATCGAAATTGCGGAAGAGCCGAGCGAAAGAGCGCTTATGGCCCTTGTCTGA
- a CDS encoding glutamine amidotransferase: MLFDGRLIGNPKTKPILIVLHQEKSSPGRVGQILLEKGLSLDICRPVRGDLLPATLEQHSGAIVFGGPMSANDEHDFIRQEIDWLSVPLSENKPFLGICLGAQMLVRHLGGIVAPHQEGWTEIGWYPLIATERGKALMDWPDMVYQFHREGFNLPDGAELLAKGDHYPNQAFRYGENAWGIQFHGELTRAMMQRWVVHGAHRFELPGAQLGQFHLDGRMSHDAPLRAWIDRFLSHIFLRKGEPIAACA; the protein is encoded by the coding sequence ATGCTTTTCGACGGTCGGTTGATCGGCAACCCGAAGACAAAGCCGATCCTCATTGTGCTTCACCAGGAGAAATCGAGCCCCGGCCGCGTCGGGCAAATCCTGCTGGAAAAGGGACTGAGCCTCGATATCTGCCGCCCGGTGCGCGGCGATCTCCTGCCCGCCACGCTTGAGCAGCATTCCGGCGCTATCGTCTTCGGCGGTCCCATGAGCGCCAACGACGAGCACGATTTTATCCGCCAGGAGATTGACTGGCTCTCCGTTCCGCTTTCCGAGAACAAGCCTTTCCTCGGCATCTGCCTTGGCGCGCAAATGCTTGTTCGCCATCTCGGCGGCATAGTGGCCCCGCACCAGGAGGGGTGGACGGAGATCGGCTGGTATCCGCTCATCGCCACGGAGCGCGGCAAGGCGCTGATGGACTGGCCGGACATGGTCTACCAGTTCCACCGCGAGGGTTTCAACCTCCCTGATGGTGCAGAACTACTGGCCAAAGGAGATCACTACCCCAACCAGGCCTTCCGCTATGGCGAAAACGCCTGGGGCATCCAGTTTCATGGCGAGCTAACCCGTGCGATGATGCAGCGCTGGGTGGTACACGGAGCGCATCGCTTCGAACTGCCGGGTGCGCAGCTGGGCCAATTTCATCTCGATGGGCGCATGAGCCATGACGCGCCATTGCGCGCCTGGATAGACCGCTTCCTCTCCCACATTTTCCTGCGCAAAGGCGAGCCAATCGCCGCCTGCGCCTGA
- a CDS encoding COG4223 family protein: MGPEDPPRRSKSEQEPLTIDLEASRLPSDETVKAGAEEIPPADEPAAVESGVASEDISSRIAEENSAEVAETIEAPRADADTTDDARTEAAAAAFAEEPNHTESYNRPTFDQPAPRPSNSSALAAGILGGLIALLAAGGLQYAGIFPSLAPSGTATDSGLSAEIEAIKTQLGQSPSPSVDLAPLESRLAALEKASTGDASAASADVSGLEAQITNLTNELTGLKSELADARQSTQASASELASRLDAAEKKIEEPASDVQLARAVAVTALKTAIDRGGPFLAELDALKSVSADDPAVSGLTGDAATGVVSRADLVRDFPDAADSMLAAINGTDPNQGVFARLIDSASSAIRVRPVGSVEGTGPEAVVARIENKLSNGDLKGASLEWETLPDQAKSADNGFKAKLDQRIRVEGLIDSAVSGAMTKQG; this comes from the coding sequence ATGGGACCCGAAGACCCTCCGCGCCGCTCGAAATCCGAACAGGAGCCGTTGACGATCGATCTGGAAGCAAGCCGCCTCCCCTCCGATGAAACGGTTAAGGCCGGTGCAGAAGAGATCCCTCCGGCTGATGAGCCTGCTGCGGTAGAAAGCGGTGTCGCCAGCGAGGACATATCTTCGAGGATTGCCGAGGAGAATTCTGCGGAAGTGGCCGAGACAATTGAGGCCCCGCGGGCTGATGCAGACACGACCGACGATGCGCGCACGGAGGCAGCCGCAGCCGCCTTTGCCGAGGAGCCCAATCATACCGAATCCTACAATCGACCCACCTTTGACCAACCTGCCCCCCGACCGTCCAATTCCAGCGCACTTGCCGCCGGTATTCTCGGTGGCTTGATCGCTCTGCTCGCTGCTGGTGGCCTGCAATATGCTGGCATTTTCCCGTCGCTCGCTCCGAGCGGCACGGCAACCGATAGCGGGCTCTCGGCAGAAATCGAGGCGATCAAGACGCAACTGGGTCAGTCACCTTCGCCATCCGTCGATCTTGCGCCGCTCGAAAGCCGGCTCGCAGCTTTGGAGAAAGCTTCCACTGGCGACGCTTCGGCGGCCAGCGCCGATGTTTCCGGATTGGAAGCCCAGATCACCAATCTGACAAATGAGCTGACCGGCCTCAAATCCGAACTCGCCGATGCTCGCCAGAGCACGCAGGCCTCTGCGAGTGAACTGGCAAGCCGTCTGGACGCCGCAGAAAAGAAGATCGAAGAGCCGGCAAGCGACGTGCAGCTCGCACGCGCAGTAGCCGTCACTGCGCTCAAGACCGCGATCGACCGCGGCGGACCTTTCCTCGCAGAACTTGATGCGCTGAAGAGCGTATCGGCCGATGATCCGGCCGTCAGCGGTCTCACCGGCGATGCCGCGACGGGTGTTGTCTCGCGCGCCGATCTGGTGCGCGACTTCCCGGATGCCGCCGACAGCATGCTTGCAGCCATCAATGGCACCGACCCCAACCAGGGCGTCTTCGCCCGCCTGATCGACAGTGCCTCCTCGGCGATCCGTGTCCGCCCTGTGGGCAGCGTTGAAGGCACCGGACCGGAAGCGGTGGTTGCCCGCATCGAGAACAAGCTTTCCAATGGCGACCTCAAGGGCGCATCCCTGGAATGGGAGACCTTGCCAGATCAGGCGAAATCCGCCGACAATGGCTTCAAGGCAAAGCTCGACCAGCGCATCCGCGTCGAGGGACTGATCGACAGCGCCGTCTCGGGCGCCATGACGAAGCAGGGCTGA